GACACCGCTTCAAAATCGTCCGGAGAAGCGACGGGAAAGCCGGCTTCAATGATATCGACATTTAATCGGGCCAGTTGACGGGCAACCTGCAGTTTTTCTTCCCGTTGCATGGATGCCCCGGGACTTTGCTCCCCGTCCCTGAGTGTTGTATCGAATATTTTCACGATGCCGGTCTTGTCAGCCATAGGAATATCTCCTGTATGATCCGGGGTTCATAACACTGTGAATCAGGGTTTTCGTCTGTTCAAACCCTTCAGAGGAGAGAATCGCGAAGAGGAGAAGGTTCTTGTCGAGGGTTCGGGACCCATCTCCTGAGGCTTTCGGACAACAAAACGAAAAAGAAGAAATTCGACAGGACCAGACAGGGCATAGAGAAAAATCCCCACAAAAAGGGATTGACGGGGATAAAGAACAAAAAGAAGGGCCAGTAAAAGTACGGAAACAAACGTGTGGAGAGGTCTCTTTAAAAAACGAATCTCCTTGAAGCTCTTGTAGAGAACCGGACTGACCATCAGGATTGCTATGAAATAGGTGGAGACGAGAAAAAATCCGTTTGAAAAAGGGAAAACGGCCGAGATCGGACTGTTCTTGGCCAATTCCGATGAAACGAGAAACAGGGCTCCCGCAGGAATAGGAAGACCGACGAAATAACGACTGGAGACTTTCGTGGTAATCACATTGAACCGCGCGAGACGCAGCGCTCCGCAGGCAGCGAACAAAAAAGCGGCCAAAAGACCAAGCCTGTGGTAAGAGGCGAGATCGGAGTTAAACACCAGAAAAGCGGGAGCAACCCCGAACGATATCAGGTCAGCCAGACTGTCGTATTCGACGCCGAACTGGCTTGTTGCGCGAGCCAGACGGGCAACCTTTCCATCGAGATTGTCAAAAACCGAAGCGATCAGGATAGAATAGGCGGCTTTGAGAAAATCATGATGGAAGCTCTGGACGATCGCGAGAAATCCAAAAAAGAGATTCCCCGTCGTAAACAGATTGGGGAGAATATAGATCCCGCGCGACCGAATCCCTGTTCCGTCAACCGGATTGTTCTGATGGTAGTGTTCCAAGAATCGACTCTCCTCCCTTTACCCGCTCTCCCATTCCGACCGACAGAATCGTCTTTTCCGGAAGGTCCAGATCCACCCGGGATCCAAACCGAATCAGGCCAAAAGTGGTTCCCGCAGGCAACCGGTCGGAGACTTCCGCATAACAGAGGATACGGCGGGCGATCAGACCCGCCACCTGGGTCATCGATATTTCATGACCGTCGTCCGTCTGAAGCAGAAGGGTGTTTCTCTCATTGTGTTCGGACGCTTTGTCCAAATCCGCGTTCACAAACTTTCCCGGAATGTAAGTCACTTTCCGGACAACAGACGTCACGGGGATCCTGTTGACGTGAACATCAAAAACATTCATAAAAATTGACACTTTCCAGCGCCCTGTGAGGGGATCTTTCTGTGCCTTGACAATTTTTCCGTCTGCCGGAGAAACGATCAATCCTCGTCCGGCAGGGACTTGTCGATTCGGATTTCGAAAAAAATTCAGAACAAAAGCAGGCAACACACCCGCGATCAATCCCGGCATTCCAAGAAAATACAGGGACAGAAAAAAAACCCCAAGGGCCAGTAAGACAAAAGGAAAACCTTCCCGAACAACAGGGGTCTTAAAGTGGTTCTCTGCGATCCTCATCCCGGGCAAAGATCAGTTCTTTGCCTGATCAACCAGCCGGGATTTCGTAATCCACGGCATCATGGAGCGAATTTCCTGTCCGACTTTTTCAATCGGATGCTCCTGTCCCTGTTTTTCCAGGGCCTGAAAAACCGGTTTTCCTGCCTTGTTCTCAAGGATGAATTCCCTGGCAAAAGATCCTGTCTGGATTTCATGAAGGATCCTTTTCATTTCCCGGCGGGTTTCTTCCGTCACGATCCTGGGACCCCGTGTCAGATCACCGTATTCAGCGGTGTTGCTGATAGAGTACCGCATGTTGGAAATACCGCCTTCATAAATCAGATCGACGATCAGTTTGACTTCGTGCAGGCATTCGAAATAAGCCATCTCCGGTGCATAGCCTGCTTCGACGAGAGTTTCAAATCCGGCAGCGATCAAGGCGGTCAGCCCACCACACAAAACGACCTGTTCCCCAAAGAGGTCCGTTTCTGTTTCTTCCCGGAAAGAGGTTTCAAAAATTCCCGGTCGTCCTCCCCCGATCGCGGCTGCGTAGCTCAATGCAAGCTCTTTTGCGATACCCGTTGCATCCTGGGCAACGGCGACAAGAGCGGGGACTCCGGACCCTTTCTGATACTCTGAACGAACAAGATGACCCGGACCTTTGGGCGCTGCCAGGAAAACGTCCACGTCGGCCGGAGGCTTGATCTGACCAAAATGGATATTGAATCCGTGTCCGAAGGCCAATGCCATCCCGGGTTTCAGATGGGGTGCGATTTCTGACCGATAAGTATCCGCTTGAAGTTCGTCGGGAAGAAGGATCATGACAACGTCGTTTTTCTGGACGGCTTCAGAAACGGAAACGGGAGAAAATCCGAATGCGGCAGCCTTGTTCCAGGAAGATCCCGGGCGAAGC
The sequence above is drawn from the Leptospirillum ferriphilum ML-04 genome and encodes:
- a CDS encoding phosphatidylserine decarboxylase family protein; translated protein: MRIAENHFKTPVVREGFPFVLLALGVFFLSLYFLGMPGLIAGVLPAFVLNFFRNPNRQVPAGRGLIVSPADGKIVKAQKDPLTGRWKVSIFMNVFDVHVNRIPVTSVVRKVTYIPGKFVNADLDKASEHNERNTLLLQTDDGHEISMTQVAGLIARRILCYAEVSDRLPAGTTFGLIRFGSRVDLDLPEKTILSVGMGERVKGGESILGTLPSEQSG
- the pssA gene encoding CDP-diacylglycerol--serine O-phosphatidyltransferase yields the protein MEHYHQNNPVDGTGIRSRGIYILPNLFTTGNLFFGFLAIVQSFHHDFLKAAYSILIASVFDNLDGKVARLARATSQFGVEYDSLADLISFGVAPAFLVFNSDLASYHRLGLLAAFLFAACGALRLARFNVITTKVSSRYFVGLPIPAGALFLVSSELAKNSPISAVFPFSNGFFLVSTYFIAILMVSPVLYKSFKEIRFLKRPLHTFVSVLLLALLFVLYPRQSLFVGIFLYALSGPVEFLLFRFVVRKPQEMGPEPSTRTFSSSRFSPLKGLNRRKP
- the ilvC gene encoding ketol-acid reductoisomerase → MKKRIYYESDLNLDIIRKRRVAIIGFGSQGHAHALNLKESGVNVTVGLRPGSSWNKAAAFGFSPVSVSEAVQKNDVVMILLPDELQADTYRSEIAPHLKPGMALAFGHGFNIHFGQIKPPADVDVFLAAPKGPGHLVRSEYQKGSGVPALVAVAQDATGIAKELALSYAAAIGGGRPGIFETSFREETETDLFGEQVVLCGGLTALIAAGFETLVEAGYAPEMAYFECLHEVKLIVDLIYEGGISNMRYSISNTAEYGDLTRGPRIVTEETRREMKRILHEIQTGSFAREFILENKAGKPVFQALEKQGQEHPIEKVGQEIRSMMPWITKSRLVDQAKN